The Zygosaccharomyces rouxii strain CBS732 chromosome G complete sequence genome contains a region encoding:
- the WSS1 gene encoding metalloendopeptidase WSS1 (similar to uniprot|P38838 Saccharomyces cerevisiae YHR134W WSS1 weak suppressor of smt3), with the protein MTGDLENHANPHIQRVAVLQRKPSRDDALSLLKEIAKRVSYLMKENKFRVGMLVEFCPRDKRLLGMNVNRGTKILLRLRNPNDEFRFLPMESIMGTMLHELTHNLHGPHDNRFYAKLDDLLARQWVIEQQGLFDTFLGQGSRLGGSTRLPPLQQQLQKRPTRSRGRKLGGSRAPRGTPREMAALAAQRRAQDSRSCGDASSYQHEQEDVIIIDEGRNGENKLELEPKPKLEVIDLT; encoded by the coding sequence ATGACAGGCGATTTGGAAAACCATGCAAATCCTCATATTCAAAGGGTAGCTGTTTTACAGAGGAAACCGTCAAGAGATGATGCACTGTCACTGCTCAAAGAAATAGCCAAACGTGTATCCTACCTGATGAAAGAGAATAAGTTCCGTGTGGGGATGCTAGTGGAATTCTGTCCTAGGGACAAACGTCTACTAGGTATGAATGTAAATAGAGGTACCAAGATTTTACTAAGATTGAGAAATCCTAATGATGAGTTTAGATTCTTACCGATGGAAAGCATAATGGGGACTATGCTTCATGAACTGACTCATAACTTGCACGGACCCCATGATAACAGGTTCTACGCTAAATTAGATGATTTGCTAGCACGTCAGTGGGTTATCGAACAGCAAGGCCTATTTGACACATTCTTAGGACAAGGTAGTCGACTTGGTGGTAGCACACGCCTACCACcattacaacaacagctACAAAAGAGACCTACCAGATCCCGTGGTCGTAAACTAGGTGGATCTCGAGCTCCTCGAGGAACCCCTAGAGAAATGGCAGCGCTAGCAGCTCAAAGAAGGGCCCAGGATAGCAGGTCGTGTGGCGATGCCAGCAGCTACCAACATGAGCAAGAAGACGTAATAATAATCGATGAGGGAAGAAACGGCGAGAATAAACTAGAACTGGAACCGAAACCGAAACTCGAAGTGATAGACTTAACATGA
- a CDS encoding uncharacterized protein (similar to uniprot|P53898 Saccharomyces cerevisiae YNL156C NSG2 Protein of unknown function potential homolog of mammalian Insig 1), with product MASEKSNNPLTGKEKSTESISNLTRPQLFSLYDEDITKSADSEDYERIRSRGSAGSFSRPASSNSQMEPGPTPAKKRWAPFFRFVFAMVVLSLAGIAYHELSRHLHDNHKLHPELASRPLLVGVQLSQFFTGNMAPDWAVYAFEGIFFGSCIPLIDYIFSIKTRHASWLSILKTVNAMLGVTFGIRKVQWSSSLQAAIAWGLLNIILWLFFDGTISMFITCSTLGLLSCATCYSDITDKSQLLYFVDFYFLGLLLFGELGRYLFSTSF from the coding sequence ATGGCAAGTGAGAAATCAAATAACCCACTTACTGGGAAGGAGAAAAGTACTGAATCCATAAGTAATTTGACAAGGCCACAATTGTTTTCACTGTACGACGAAGATATCACCAAGAGTGcagattctgaagattatgaaagaattagatCAAGAGGTAGTGCAGGAAGTTTCTCAAGGCCAGCATCTTCCAACTCACAAATGGAACCAGGTCCCACACCAGCGAAGAAAAGATGGGCTCCATTCTTCCGATTTGTTTTTGCAATGGTAGTGCTATCATTAGCAGGAATTGCTTATCACGAATTATCCAGGCATTTACACGATAACCATAAGTTACATCCAGAATTGGCTTCAAGGCCGTTGTTAGTGGGTGTCCAATTATCCCAGTTTTTTACAGGTAACATGGCTCCTGACTGGGCAGTATATGCATTTGAAGggattttctttggttcatGTATTCCATTGATTGATTATATCTTTTCCATTAAAACTCGTCATGCATCCTGGTTATCGATTTTAAAGACAGTTAATGCAATGCTAGGTGTTACATTCGGTATCCGTAAAGTCCAGTGGTCGTCAAGTTTGCAAGCGGCCATCGCATGGGGTCTATTGAATATCATACTCTGGCTATTTTTCGACGGAACGATTTCCATGTTCATCACTTGTTCAACTTTAGGATTACTATCATGCGCAACATGCTACAGTGACATCACTGATAAATCTCAACTATTGTATTTCGTGGACTTTTATTTCCTGGGATTACTGctatttggtgaattggGTAGATACTTATTTTCAACGAGTTTCTGA
- a CDS encoding endosulfine family protein (highly similar to uniprot|Q9P305 Saccharomyces cerevisiae YHR132W-A Hypothetical ORF) translates to MSDISPTSSNVDLTSLDSKGVDISQLTPQELKLYKMYGRLPSKKDLFKHKMQERKYFDSGDYALNKAGKGETDAVTSNNNLPVTNPSGLRESIIRRRMSNSAGDSISRQGSISSGPPSKSPTK, encoded by the coding sequence ATGAGCGACATTTCTCCTACCAGTAGTAACGTTGACCTCACATCTCTGGATTCAAAAGGTGTAGACATCTCGCAGTTAACTCCCCAGGAGTTAAAACTGTACAAAATGTACGGTAGGTTACCGTCAAAGAAGGATTTGTTCAAGCATAAGATGCAAGAACGCAAATATTTCGACAGTGGTGATTATGCACTAAACAAGGCTGGTAAAGGTGAAACCGATGCTGTTACCAGTAATAACAACTTGCCCGTGACGAATCCAAGTGGTCTTAGAGAATCGATAATACGCAGAAGAATGAGTAACAGTGCGGGGGATTCCATCTCGAGACAAGGTTCCATCTCATCAGGACCACCCTCAAAATCTCCCACCAaataa
- the ECM14 gene encoding putative metallocarboxypeptidase (similar to uniprot|P38836 Saccharomyces cerevisiae YHR132C): MVAKFNWGRMVLTVATILIPLAAGWQRGYQDYRVCRFHEQDYETVMSRIKSGTPMDYDVWARNSEFVDVRLPKWLGQVEGCEVIIEDLDDAIEATMSQEVEGNGDSLSDQTAFKFDNGDFFFQGFRDLETIYTWYDLLERAFPNLVKVEVVGETWEGRALKALHISTNNPETNPEKKTIVITGGVHAREWISVSSACWTVHQLLTRYGQSKRETKYLDYLDFLIIPVFNPDGYAYTWQHDRLWRKNRQETYWPNCPGIDIDHSFDFQWNSTEEFPCSEDYSGERAFEAIEADSWNNFLNGTKGQYKIHGYLDFHSYSQEVLYPYAYSCDALPRDYENLLELSFGLAKAIRNKSGKHYKVISACEDRGSDLSPGLGSGSALDFMYHHRAHWAFQLKLRDTGNLGFLLPSKYIEPVGKEIYAAVSYFCSFILNPEL, translated from the coding sequence ATGGTTGCAAAGTTCAATTGGGGACGGATGGTCTTAACAGTAGCGACCATCCTAATACCTCTGGCTGCTGGATGGCAACGAGGTTATCAAGATTATAGAGTGTGCAGATTTCATGAACAGGATTACGAAACTGTGATGAGCCGTATCAAATCTGGGACACCCATGGACTACGATGTTTGGGCAAGGAATAGTGAATTTGTCGATGTCAGATTACCCAAATGGTTGGGTCAAGTGGAAGGTTGTGAAGTCATAATCGAGGATTTAGACGATGCTATTGAAGCTACGATGTCTCAAGAAGTGGAGGGAAATGGGGATTCCCTAAGTGACCAGACGGCTTTCAAATTTGACAATGgagatttcttctttcaagGATTCAGAGATTTGGAAACTATTTATACGTGGTATGATTTATTAGAACGTGCTTTCCCGAACTTAGTTAAAGTAGAGGTTGTCGGTGAGACCTGGGAAGGTAGAGCTTTGAAAGCATTGCACATCTCAACTAATAATCCTGAGACCAATCCCGAGAAAAAGACTATAGTGATAACAGGTGGTGTTCATGCTAGAGAGTGGATTAGTGTTTCATCAGCATGTTGGACTGTGCACCAACTATTGACACGTTATGGACAATCGAAAAGAGAAACTAAATATCTAGACTATTTGGATTTCTTAATCATACCAGTTTTCAATCCGGATGGTTATGCCTACACCTGGCAACACGATCGTTTGTGGAGGAAAAATAGACAGGAAACTTACTGGCCCAATTGCCCCGGTATTGATATTGATCATTCTTTTGATTTCCAATGGAATAGTACTGAAGAATTTCCCTGTAGTGAAGATTACAGTGGTGAAAGGGCCTTTGAAGCCATCGAGGCAGATTCTTGGAACAACTTTTTAAACGGTACAAAGGGTCAGTACAAAATCCACGGATACTTGGACTTCCATTCGTACTCACAAGAAGTTCTTTATCCTTATGCATACTCCTGCGATGCATTACCAAGAGATTATGAAAATCTATTAGAGTTATCCTTTGGCTTGGCAAAAGCCATTCGTAACAAATCGGGTAAACACTACAAGGTAATCTCCGCGTGCGAAGACCGTGGTTCAGATTTATCGCCTGGATTGGGTTCAGGTTCCGCACTTGATTTCATGTATCACCATAGAGCCCATTGGGCATTTCAATTAAAACTAAGAGACACTGGAAATTTAGGATTTTTGTTACCATCCAAATACATCGAACCAGTTGGTAAAGAAATCTATGCCGCTGTTAGTTATTTCTGTTCGTTTATTTTAAACCCTGAACtatag
- the PGA1 gene encoding Pga1p (similar to uniprot|P53896 Saccharomyces cerevisiae YNL158W Essential protein of unknown function green fluorescent protein (GFP)-fusion protein localizes to the nuclear periphery), translating to MNLILWLQILFVATVSANTESFLLHVPSDFPLRKNSDEPSSYPRYISLHNSNLAKTTFFSGIEGPTYIELKSLQVDETYQIKICWTALDPVSITDIDWIVIPHSTEFQNTKSDEARIFIKFNVVADSWPPLNQLTKIPINVSVINTKLGIPVDLYKIIIYIGLVMTITFWINGRTNLYELLKNL from the coding sequence atgaatttgattctaTGGCTACAAATATTATTCGTCGCTACTGTCAGCGCAAATACGGAATCATTTCTTCTGCATGTACCCAGTGATTTCCCACTGCGCAAAAACTCCGATGAGCCATCTTCTTACCCAAGGTATATCTCACTTCATAATTCCAACCTTGCCAAGACTACCTTTTTTAGTGGAATTGAAGGTCCTACATATATAGAACTGAAATCTTTACAAGTTGATGAGACGTATCAGATCAAGATTTGTTGGACCGCGTTAGATCCGGTGTCAATAACTGATATAGATTGGATAGTTATACCACATTCAACGGAGTTCCAAAACACCAAAAGCGACGAGGCAAGAATATTCATAAAATTTAATGTGGTGGCGGATTCTTGGCCGCCACTAAATCAATTGACAAAAATACCAATTAACGTTTCGGTAATTAATACAAAATTAGGTATACCAGTTgatctttacaaaattatcatttaCATTGGGCTTGTAATGACCATTACTTTTTGGATAAATGGCCGAACCAATCTTTAcgaattgttgaaaaatctataG
- the ASI2 gene encoding Asi2p (similar to uniprot|P53895 Saccharomyces cerevisiae YNL159C ASI2 Predicted membrane protein genetic interactions suggest a role in negative regulation of amino acid uptake) — MSEELGDDDDYLFEKFVAETNARSAREQAHETQQSDEELQQELRVAIDNIIHTLEREMQREPHPMRDVQPRTRDENGNNNQESLFVQRRPYLRLLITNLLLFDYFVVVLLFPFSLYNILRCGFSIMTLSENDFFSEVVTYCRHVKIFGDDGKSLLVYGESNLGLLGKFHNIVVFYTSPLARYLAKWVPVASDHLIRQIYVKFYQYLVKSSTVFVYLTYGVGGTVYLAMAGFFFAVCIAITLIRRYKNVHRMVAGSLETATRIPGVW; from the coding sequence ATGTCAGAAGAGcttggtgatgatgacgacTATCTCTTTGAGAAGTTTGTAGCAGAGACGAACGCAAGATCAGCTAGAGAACAGGCTCATGAGACCCAACAGAGTGATGAGGAATTGCAGCAGGAGTTAAGGGTTGCCATTGATAACATCATTCACACACTGGAAAGAGAGATGCAAAGAGAACCACACCCAATGAGAGATGTACAaccaagaacaagagatgAAAACGGGAACAACAATCAAGAATCTTTATTTGTACAACGAAGACCCTATTTGAGACTTCTAATTACGAATCTACTGTTATTTGACTATTTTGTAGtcgttcttcttttccCCTTCTCACTCTACAACATTTTAAGATGTGGATTTAGCATTATGACTCTATCAGAGAacgattttttttccgAAGTGGTAACGTACTGCCGTCACGTCAAGAtatttggtgatgatggtaaatctCTATTGGTCTATGGTGAAAGTAATCTCGGACTATTGGGTAAATTCCATAACATAGTGGTTTTCTATACCTCACCATTGGCTAGGTATCTGGCTAAATGGGTACCCGTTGCCTCCGATCACTTGATCCGGCAGATTTAtgtgaaattttaccaGTATTTGGTTAAAAGCTCTACAGTATTTGTCTATTTGACATATGGTGTCGGAGGGACCGTCTATCTGGCAATGGCTggttttttctttgcagTTTGCATTGCCATTACTCTAATTAGGCGGTACAAGAATGTACATAGGATGGTTGCTGGCAGCCTTGAAACCGCTACAAGGATACCCGGGGTGTGGTGA
- a CDS encoding agmatinase (some similarities with uniprot|P00812 Saccharomyces cerevisiae YPL111W) produces the protein MRFSTLASLAALFEFTTAGRWTEDWPFAGFPSFAKLPFHTCLVDNPEFDIALIGVPFDTAVSFRPGARFGPQAIRRASQRQNGLRGFNARAGINPYDNWAHIIDCGDIPVTPMDNQLALEQMNAAYDELVNGTTTSGNTAGALPRLVSLGGDHSVILPALRALHKHYGPISVIHLDSHLDTWSPDSYPSYWHSNTSEFTHGSMLWLAAQEGLINKGHCVHGGLRTRLSGDDWSDYEEDDRVGFHRIHADEMMEIGPRGIAERIKQIVPKNVPVYLSVDIDVLDPSAAPGTGTVEPGGWLTRELISLIRQLQDLPLVGADVVEVSPPFDHADVTAMAAAQVAYEIITNMVKTPLELETRKFFSNM, from the coding sequence ATGCGCTTCTCAACGCTTGCTAGCTTAGCTGCTCTCTTTGAGTTCACTACGGCTGGTAGATGGACTGAAGATTGGCCGTTTGCAGGTTTCCCCTCATTTGCAAAACTGCCATTTCATACATGTTTAGTCGATAATCCAGAATTTGACATTGCACTGATTGGTGTCCCGTTCGACACTGCAGTGTCTTTCCGTCCAGGTGCAAGATTCGGTCCTCAAGCAATTCGCCGAGCTTCACAGCGTCAAAACGGTTTACGAGGGTTTAATGCTCGTGCTGGTATTAACCCCTATGACAACTGGGCCCATATCATAGACTGCGGTGACATTCCTGTCACGCCAATGGATAATCAATTGGCGTTAGAACAAATGAATGCAGCttatgatgaattggttaatgGGACAACTACTAGTGGTAATACCGCTGGAGCATTACCAAGACTTGTGTCTCTTGGTGGAGATCATTCAGTGATTTTGCCAGCATTGAGAGCCCTACACAAGCACTACGGTCCCATTTCTGTAATTCATCTGGATTCTCATCTTGATACCTGGTCACCGGACAGCTATCCATCCTACTGGCATAGCAATACTTCGGAGTTTACACATGGTTCTATGTTGTGGTTAGCAGCACAAGAAGGTTTGATAAACAAAGGCCACTGTGTCCATGGGGGACTTCGCACAAGACTTAGCGGTGACGACTGGTCCGACTACGAGGAGGACGATAGAGTTGGTTTCCACAGAATCCACGCGGACGAAATGATGGAAATAGGACCTCGTGGCATAGCTGAACGTATCAAACAAATTGTGCCTAAGAACGTCCCAGTTTACCTAAGTGTAGATATCGACGTATTGGATCCAAGTGCTGCACCGGGAACAGGTACCGTGGAACCAGGTGGATGGCTCACAAGAGAACTAATCTCACTAATTCGCCAGCTTCAAGATTTACCACTTGTCGGAGCAGATGTTGTAGAAGTTTCGCCACCATTTGATCATGCAGATGTAACCGCAATGGCTGCTGCACAAGTAGCCTACGagatcatcaccaacatGGTGAAGACACCTTTAGAGCTAGAGACAAGAAAGTTTTTCTCAAATATGTAA
- the MPF1 gene encoding Mpf1p (similar to uniprot|P38835 Saccharomyces cerevisiae YHR131C Hypothetical ORF), which translates to MPSLARSIQSETSRSIKSDEMPHLADEGNEFLQVIDGEPAKPPPYQAVNPNRRVCFPVYEYEETRSLPPSYKPTVEECTVVSVKWEWSTPYELSPVKHWHNYLLEINSTQLNFYDIDPELTQGIKNYSNGSDEAQHSHYRFSLSKGGAYQFNRSDQENITARLQRNKPKFLHPSKLCKSFSLQCAKVGVPTDYTKKTFLLRLRCEQEQFMVNFAHVDDMIMWSVYLQTGIHVSLDLDLREYPSYRVVPRRRRTRASNGGRSSSGSGGGSRSSTRFPRPEGPQRSQSMGKLLLSASPSSTRGSGSGSPTPTSGSRIKPQRSTSSGLLPTLHKRHTSSGSFPQVPSNASHSRKVSPGASNITGEESPHSIKSKFKHLFKNEDPPKLVSSRSSGNLSTLHKEPRIKSSPPKRPPLNSNDTKTKFHVGDLNSVQEDVETENQNMSESKTSPMHHSVLQRPTARRMVSSPLLSVPGQSLDMRSPASSARASPTSTPTPPNESISPLPRTPTQREAEEVQQVRREHNDPVSADFHAGIRASLADDDDEEGELEDTELISSRNSRGSRNSGGSIYLEEGIFPENDDDYVYTRRPQQSPRGKCGSSGKWNPPIKEPSRGRYIRDSLRCIKSLNDDDKWMGKVVFRPYRPPDFPTNNLPLPYGLTPNIPNRHTKINPWETVDYKRTRNHYLRPYIVGPTGLVKASTKPHNMYEEV; encoded by the coding sequence ATGCCAAGCCTGGCTAGATCGATCCAGAGCGAAACATCACGTTCGATCAAAAGTGATGAAATGCCACATTTGGCAGACGAAggtaatgaatttttacagGTTATAGATGGAGAACCGGCAAAGCCACCACCCTATCAAGCTGTTAATCCCAACCGGAGAGTATGTTTCCCCGTTTATGAGTACGAAGAGACGAGATCTTTACCGCCATCTTATAAACCTACTGTGGAGGAATGCACGGTTGTTAGTGTCAAATGGGAATGGTCAACACCTTATGAGTTATCACCTGTTAAACATTGGCATAATTACTTGTTGGAGATTAATTCAACGCAGCTCAACTTTTATGATATTGATCCAGAATTGACACAGGGGATTAAAAATTATAGTAATGGATCTGATGAAGCTCAGCATTCCCATTACCGTTTTTCTTTGTCAAAGGGCGGTGCATATCAGTTTAATAGATCTGACCAAGAAAACATCACAGCACGTTTACAACGTAAtaaaccaaaatttttacatCCATCCAAGTTGTGCAAATCCTTTTCGTTGCAATGTGCTAAAGTGGGTGTACCGACGGATTATACTAAGAAGACATTTCTATTAAGGTTGAGATGTGAACAGGAACAATTTATGGTAAATTTTGCTCATGTCGATGATATGATTATGTGGTCCGTGTATTTGCAAACGGGTATACACGTTTCATTGGATCTGGATCTAAGAGAATATCCAAGTTATAGAGTTGTTCCTAGAAGGCGTAGAACTCGTGCAAGTAATGGTGGTCGTAGTAGCAGTGGCAGTGGCGGTGGCAGTAGGAGTAGCACTAGATTTCCTAGACCTGAAGGTCCGCAAAGGTCACAATCTATGGGTAAATTACTGTTATCTGCATCCCCTTCATCTACAAGaggtagtggtagtggtagtcCTACACCAACATCAGGTTCACGTATCAAACCCCAGAGAAGCACTTCCTCAGGATTGTTACCAACTTTACACAAACGTCATACATCCTCAGGTTCATTTCCTCAAGTACCTTCAAATGCTTCCCATAGTCGTAAAGTGAGTCCTGGCGCTAGTAATATTACCGGAGAAGAAAGTCCACACTCAATCAAATCGAAATTTAAGcatttgttcaaaaatgaGGATCCACCAAAATTGGTGAGCAGTAGAAGTAGTGGTAATTTGTCAACCCTTCATAAGGAACCGCGTATTAAGTCTTCGCCTCCGAAAAGACCACCATTAAATTCTAATGATACGAAGACTAAATTTCATGTTGGGGATTTGAATTCAGTGCAAGAGGATGTGGAAACTGAAAATCAAAATATGTCTGAGAGTAAGACTTCACCAATGCACCATAGTGTTTTACAAAGGCCTACAGCAAGACGTATGGTAAGTTCGCCGTTATTATCTGTGCCTGGGCAGTCTTTGGATATGAGATCTCCAGCATCTTCTGCTAGAGCATCACCAACATCAACTccaacaccaccaaatgaatctatttcaccattaccaaGAACTCCTACGCAACGAGAAGCTGAGGAAGTACAACAGGTGCGTCGTGAACATAACGATCCTGTATCGGCTGATTTTCATGCTGGAATTCGTGCATCTCTTGcggatgatgatgatgaagaaggtgaacTGGAAGATACTGAATTAATCAGTAGTCGTAATAGTAGAGGCAGTCGTAATAGTGGAGGATCTATCTATCTGGAAGAAGGTATTTTTCCTgagaatgatgatgattacGTTTATACTAGAAGACCTCAACAGAGCCCAAGGGGTAAATGTGGCTCTTCTGGTAAGTGGAATCCGCCAATTAAGGAGCCATCGCGTGGGAGATACATCAGAGATTCGTTACGTTGTATCAAATCCttaaatgatgatgataaatGGATGGGTAAAGTCGTATTTAGACCTTATAGACCTCCAGACTTCCCTACTAACAATTTACCGCTACCTTATGGATTGACACCAAATATCCCTAACCGTCATACAAAGATAAATCCTTGGGAAACGGTTGATTATAAGAGAACTAGGAATCATTATTTGAGACCCTACATAGTTGGGCCAACCGGACTGGTAAAGGCTAGCACAAAGCCGCATAACATGTATGAAGAGGTGTAA
- a CDS encoding uncharacterized protein (conserved hypothetical protein) yields the protein MSNSKRSLKEILDFEYVEDSEEGEDSNLNDDLSGDDDEESQHDVNMCNECKDMQAEIICNDCEEHFCVVCFEMLHRGGKRRKHEYVKTTEDKGESPQQQHPQQPQQQPAEENKVESAPSPENDSNQEDSIDVKLLSHLKDSATYIPMRLTFEERHLLRLLEAALQVSEYTDRVDILSYKSKPKRIVEQLKEICSVLSGLVVASNMKIGQKLLEMKNFSDNAKWFQAVFEIGRRYKIMNPERMRDTYGKLCYMVMDSRLPQIEEHMEFHLYKPIKTVKSFLVSKQEDNGRVLQMFDDKLILYATSSVSPVGKSRPQINKLIKQKEYAIETLASKYSSKYYSKEDIRQALYSIGDYNAYINMNRKPIIRMLARLDLFRQPEIAKKYSIGIQFGRQGARLTHDHERQWHYVQQSLMLWSIIQREMMRLWYLADIDQFDGSQYRLASTGHGLNRIKPCPSIYKEMHKIINECRSKTHTWVGSSVVHLGDDAVPNALFFLDKYTQVPTILIPFDQTLLKINDLVGNDEYLLEYVNKEYGSVDGLKLTILQDAFAHMFDGSGADNFFMSGSCIDGRLTSAWNHCNEISKKKYYNIFLLTGFTGFNGSEGFSA from the coding sequence ATGAGTAATTCTAAGagatctttgaaagaaatccTTGATTTTGAATATGTGGAGGATAGTGAGGAAGGTGAAGATTCGAATCTGAATGATGATTTGAGTGgagatgatgatgaagagtcTCAACATGACGTCAATATGTGCAACGAATGTAAAGATATGCAAGCTGAAATTATCTGTAATGACTGTGAGGAACACTTTTGTGTTGTATGCTTTGAAATGTTACATAGAGGTGGTAAAAGACGTAAACATGAGTATGTTAAGACTACAGAGGATAAGGGTGAGTCTCctcagcagcagcatccACAACAgccacaacaacaaccagCAGAGGAAAATAAGGTCGAGTCGGCTCCCTCACCTGAAAATGATTCAAATCAAGAGGATTCCATTGATGTCAAATTGTTATCCCATCTGAAAGATAGTGCCACTTATATCCCCATGAGGCTTACTTTCGAAGAGAGGCACCTTTTGAGATTACTAGAAGCTGCATTGCAAGTCTCAGAGTATACGGATCGTGTGGATATATTATCTTATAAGTCAAAACCCAAGAGAATCGTGGAACAATTAAAGGAGATTTGCTCAGTTCTATCGGGATTGGTTGTCGCATCTAATATGAAAATTGGCCAAAAGTTGCTCGAAATGAAGAACTTCAGTGATAATGCAAAGTGGTTTCAAGCtgtctttgaaattggtagaCGTTATAAAATAATGAATCCTGAAAGAATGAGAGATACTTACGGTAAATTATGTTATATGGTGATGGATTCCCGTCTACCACAAATTGAAGAGCATATGGAATTCCATCTTTATAAACCTATTAAGACCGTTAAATCGTTTTTAGTCTCCAAGCAAGAAGATAACGGCAGGGTGTTACAAATGTTTGATGATAAACTCATTTTGTATGCAACTTCTTCTGTCTCGCCAGTGGGAAAATCAAGACCTCAGATTAACAAATTGATAAAGCAAAAGGAATATGCTATCGAAACTTTGGCATCCAAATACAGCAGTAAATATTACTCAAAGGAAGACATTAGGCAAGCGCTTTATTCCATTGGTGATTACAACGCTTACATTAACATGAATAGGAAACCTATCATTAGAATGTTGGCGAGATTAGATCTCTTCCGCCAACCAGAAATTGCCAAGAAGTATTCCATTGGTATTCAATTCGGTAGACAAGGTGCACGTCTAACTCATGACCACGAACGTCAATGGCATTACGTACAACAGTCTCTCATGCTTTGGTCGATTATCCAAAGGGAGATGATGCGGTTGTGGTATTTAGCAGATATCGATCAATTCGACGGTTCTCAATACAGATTAGCATCCACAGGCCATGGTCTAAATCGTATCAAGCCATGTCCATCGATTTACAAGGAAATGCACAAGATTATCAACGAGTGTCGATCCAAGACTCATACCTGGGTTGGTTCCTCTGTGGTTCATTTGGGTGATGATGCTGTCCCTAATGCACTATTCTTTTTGGACAAATACACACAAGTACCTACCATTTTGATTCCATTCGACCAAACTCTACTGAAAATTAATGATTTGGTCGGAAATGATGAGTATTTGCTCGAATATGTCAATAAAGAATATGGATCCGTCGATGGTTTGAAATTAAccattttacaagatgCTTTCGCTCATATGTTCGATGGTTCAGGCGctgataatttctttatgAGTGGATCTTGCATTGACGGTAGACTAACTTCAGCTTGGAATCATTGTAATGAGATCTCTAAGAAAAAGTACTATAACATCTTTTTACTAACTGGTTTCACTGGTTTCAATGGATCTGAAGGCTTCTCTGCTTAA